ATTGATATAGCTATATAAACTCTAGCTATCTTTATCTATTATATACCGGTACCAATACACATGTCTGATCACTATAATTTCTGAACAGTATCACCATCGTGATTTttctacatttaataaatgtatctttaatatgtttttgtctTGATTTAAGAGCATTAATTAGATTTCCTGTTATCTGAGTCTGATTGTTTAtgaacattattaattaattcatgatTACGGttaaatgtgtattatatacatgtcataGTTTCTTTTTCTATAGATTTTAGTTTCTTTGGTTTCAGGCTAATGTATTGCTTTATTAATTAATCctaatttgtatattttgcaTTACTTAGTTCTCTACTTTTGAATTTGAAGAAATCTATAattctatattttaatatttcctaTAATTTAATATTAGATGGATTGGATTATTTTATCACAGCTTTTGCAACGCTCACACATACTCTGACTCCTCCACATGCCTCACACCAGGCTCACCAAATACATCCGCTCACAAGAACAGTGACTTGTTCCGCGCATGCTCCGCTCAGCAGCCAATCGTGTGCAAGCAACAGCACAGCCTCATTTACATCGAGTTGATATATATTCACCGTCCTGAGCTTCTGGAGATATCGTCCGACACCGAAGAATCCAACAGTCATGCCTGATCCCCCCGTCAAAGCGCCCAAGAAGGGCTCCAAGAAAGCCGTCTCTAAGACCGTCAGCAAGACcggcaagaagaggagaaagtccAGGAAGGAGAGCTACGCCATCTACGTGTACAAGGTGATGAAGCAGGTCCACCCCGATACCGGTATCTCCTCCAAGGCCATGGGCATCATGAACTGCTTCGTGAGCGACATCTTTGAGCGCATCGCCGGTGAGGCCTCTCGTCTGGCTCACTACAACAAGcgctccaccatcacttccagGGAGATCCAGACCGCTGTCCGCCTGCTGCTGCCCGGCGAGCTGGCGAAGCACGCGGTGTCTGAGGGAACCAAGGCCGTGACCAAGTACACCAGCTCCAAGTAAAACTGCTGGAGACCAACACCacaacggctcttttaagagccacaCACTTCTTGTAAAGACCAATTCCTGATGCTGGCAAAATATAATGTTATGAGCCACTTTGAGTCTAAACACTACATCGTTTCAATGTTAGTAAGATTGTCCTggtaggttttttttaaattcatgttTCCTTCCAGAAATTGACACAAAACACTAGTTTAAAAgcccattattattatcacccccccccccctcccaattGATCATGATCGCGACTTATTTGTGCAAGGACTTTTGAAAAGATGAAACGCAAAGAACTGATTAGTTCCTGATCTACATATTGTGTATTAATTTGTCGGTTGTAGACTTTTTCAGAAATGGACAGTTTAAAAGCCCTCTTGACCAAGTTATTGGTATCACTTATTTTTATAACTCATTTGGACAAGACCTTTTGAAACAAATGAGAAACAAATAACAGTCCCTGATCTAAATGTTGtatattaatttagttttatcTAATATACTGAGCAGCAGTTGCATAGATGTAAATGGAGCCCACAGCAGTTGAGTAAGAGATCTGGTCTCTTGATTGTCTTGATGCTGTAcgttagttacatttttaagTATAATATTGACTACCAAACGTTTCACTCGCGCTTGTTTATAAGCAACAAGTCACAGACACATCACTGATCAATAGCAGGTGGCGATAAAGCACCGAAGAGTCTCATCAACCTTCATGAAGTTCCAACGAAGAAGAACAGCCTTGTGTCTTTTCACTTGTCAATCTGTTATTAAAGTCTTCTGATTATttaactaagaaaagagatcacattactcctgtattagctgctctgcactggctccctgtaaaatcaagaatcacatttaaaattcttctcctcacctacaaagccttgattggtgatgcaccatcatatcttaaggagcttgtagtaccatattgccccactagagagctgcgctcactaaatgcggggctacttgtggttcctagagtcctaaaaagtaggatgggagcaagagccttcagttatcaagctcctcttttatggaaccagcttccactttcagtccgggaggcagacacagtcacctcatttaagaatagacttaagactttcctgtttgatagtgcttatagttagcgctgaatcaggtttgccctggtccagccccttgatatgctgctataggcttataggctgctgggggatgttttaggatacaatgagcacctatctcctcttctctctctccttatggatgaatttacatctctctattgcaccttattaactctgcttcctccccggagtcgttgtgacttcacgtctcatagggtccattggacctggaggtgtctgatgcctggtgagccggcctcctgcgttggccctgctgatgccccgcccccccctcctctctacctccttctgtttcatggattggagttccattcatacattgtcatattcatgtaatgtgtttatgtaactttataaatgctgttcattctgtacacatgacatctattgcttctgtccatccggggagagggatcctcatctgttgctctcctgaaggtttcttcccttttttccctgtgaaaggttatttttggggagtttttcctgatccgatgtgaggtcctgggacagggatgtcgtatgtgtacagattgtaaagccatctgaggctaatttgtaatttgtgatattgggctatacaaaataaactgaattgaaaattgaatttaattgaattcacTGTGTTAAGAGTGCCAAGTTAGATCACATGCTTTCTTCTTCCATGCCATTGTGGATACAATGTGTTGAAACAGTTGTATTTCaaatatacacattgtaatgGATCCCCATATATGAAGTGGCATGAAACTTACTGCTGGTgaaattactcttttattttcttcttttgggtcACAGTACATTCAATAAACGTGTAAACTATCACCACCGtaagagctttagcctcatacGGGTCCATTAAACTATTACACTTTCTTGCAGATTTAAATGCGCATCCGTCCGTAAGAAGTTCCGTAGTCTTACCATCAAGTTCGCATTCgaacgtaaaacaaaactgcgtttccttttaaccttttcaaaaaaaaagtcttatttacctaatagagaggaagtagcataaagcctctagaaattcttcaaacaatacaataactatgcATACGTCAAAGGCAATAAGGAAAATACAATgcaggcaataaaaacaaaacaataaaccttccatggGGTTATTTACACACATTGTTTTAGAAATGCAACAATCCTACACCTGCTAAAGATGTATTGATCTTCACTTGTAATGAACACTTGAAACGAGGGATGCCGTAAATGAGGCTCCACGTCATATAGAACAACAGCGCCCCCAGTGTCCATACCTATATACATCTATCTTCATAAGTTGATGGAGCTGACAGAACTATACACGTGTTGCTAATTGTTCTCCTGGTTCCGGCGTTGTTTACCTTGTTTGAGCCACATTTGTATCAAATTAGACTGAATTCACAGATGTTCAACTTTATCTTATCACGAGTCAGGTGTGAAACATATAATGTGCTTATGACTCCGGTTtgattttcatatatttttttaaaattggaaCCCACAGACAAGAAATTAAGCTAAACCACATTATGTAAATGCTTCCCCACTTCATGATTAATTacaagatgaatatatataaataaatacagtgagagagacagtggaGGAAACAAAGACTCAGACCATATGAGATCCCGATTATTAAATCGATATCTGCTGATTTCTCTACATAGTCACATCGTGATCGTCCTCGACATTGTACTAAAGTAATtataaagtaaatgtttgaGTACAAAACTGGTCAGCTTGTCAACAAGCAGTGGGAGACAATATGTCCCTGATTAATGTTTTTGATCAGTAGGTGGCGCTAAATTACCAAAGAGTCTCATCATCAACCTTCATGAAAGCCCACGAAGAAGAACAGCCTCGTGTCTTCTATCACGTCCTCAGTCaggatataaatatgtgtgaacTCCTCGTTGTTCTTCACTTCGTTGAAACACTTTGACCAGTGAAGATGAGCGGAAGAGgcaaaggaggaaaaggactCGGTAAAGGAGGCGCTAAGCGTCACCGCAAAGTCCTCCGTGATAACATCCAGGGAATCACCAAGCCCGCTATCCGCCGTCTGGCTCGCCGCGGTGGAGTGAAGCGTATCTCCGGTCTGATCTACGAGGAGACCCGCGGAGTGCTGAAGGTCTTCCTGGAGAACGTGATCCGTGATGCCGTCACCTACACCGAGCACGCCAAGAGGAAGACGGTGACCGCCATGGATGTGGTGTATGCTCTGAAGAGACAGGGACGCACTCTCTACGGATTCGGGGGTTAAACTCTGACTAGCATCAAACAACCAAAGGTCCTTTTAAGGGCCACACACTTACAACATAAAGAGCTGACTTCTGTGTAAAGCTAATTTTCAATTGACTTTTAAAATCCCTGTGAGTTAAATGAAGCTGGATGGAATAGTTTTAAGCTAATATACACCTCATCTCATTGTAGTCAATTACTGTATTGAATATATTCTTAAATCGTCGGTTTCAAGCATTGTTTTGGTCCTATACACCTTTATTTAATATACATCAATCCCAGAGTCGGGagtcaataataaaacaaaaataatgtctCTTCCCAATTCTAACATGTGTAACTACTGGGAAAGATTATGTCACCACTAAAGTAACAAGAGGAGACTGTACTTCAGAGAAACCCAGCAAGACGTAAAGAGCCAAGCAGGAAGTAAAATCCTTCATGTCAAGCGACCATCTGGTGTTATATTTAGCAAATTCAAACAAAAGGACAAAGTAAGTCTTATTGATGCTCATTTATACTTAATAGTTTAATGGACCCgtatgaggctaaagctcttaCGGTGGTGATAGTTTACACGTTTTATAGAATGTATTGTGACCCAAAGGGAGACAATAAATGAGTAATGTCACCAGTAAGTTTAATGCCACTTCATACACAAATActaacatcaaataaaaatgtcctaCGTTATCATTCAGCATAGTTTTAAATTCTTCATTGAAGCTATGATGCATGAATTATGCTAcagtgaacaaaaacacaaggtgTGAAGAGCaaacagatgtttttgttttatttataacatGTTTAAAGTGTATAAAGATACACGATTTATAAATATACAGACAAAAACGTATATAAGAAAgtgctgtgtgtctgcatcaGAAGCtcaggaccttttttttgttaagagTTTTCCTTCCGACTTAACATCAATTGAACCCTGAGGCCATTATCGCTGTAATAAAACAAGGTTTAATGGTTGTTTGCCAGACTGTGAAAGGAACGCTTCAAGACATACCTTGAACATTTTAAAGGCTTTCTGGAACGGTAGTGGCAGGTTTCGCACAATGGGAACAGCGTCATAAATCTTTTTAACCCTTGtatggtgttcattgttttgttactcAGCAGGTGTTGTGGGTCTGTTGGACCCGCCGTATTTTTGGGTGTATTTAATTCAACACAATCAAactattttatgttaaaatattCAACAGATGTTTTCTTCAACCCAATTATAAGCAATATAAACAGCAAATATGGTTAATATTTGCCCTTTAACTttatcacacatttacaaattaaagtgctactcgttttttggggttttgttgaTAAAAATCAAGAAAATCAATTATAATCAAGATGTGAGTGGACAaaattcaacacatttacaaatgtagcaAGGTTGTTCATAactattgatttttatttatttgaatttcacAGAATTTCATTAGTAATCAGGTCATTTtacataacacaacacacagtttacattgaacacattacatTGTTGAAAACATTACCTTTTCATACCAGCCTATTCAACACATGAGTGGCAgagttttactgtgtgtgtgttgcatatgTACTTCTTGCACTTGATGCATGTATATTGCGTCTTTCTGTCCGTCTTGGGTCCACACACTTCGCagcgtttctttttgttgctgccGGCCGCAACctagaaagatgaaaagatcaTGAATTTTACTAAAACCTCTGTCTCGCAAGGTATGAGTGTCAAACATatactgcaacagcatcacaCACTTACCTCAGGCTCTGCAGATGGTGGTTCTGTAGGTTGGGTGGATGGGGCACTGGCATTGTCCTCCTGAATCCTCCTCAAGGTGGCTGCAGAGGCTGAGGTTCTCGGAATATGCTGTCTTCTCAGGATTTGTGGTTTCACCAGTGCCTTTCCAAGTTCCTCGAGAAAGAGGCGCCTCCTCTGGAGCTTCCCCCCGTTCCACTCTGGGTTCAATGCCATCCAGATGACAAAGGCGTTGTACGCCGAGATGTCCAGAATGTCAAAGAAAATCACCAGTGGCCAGCGTAGGGTCCTCCTCTTGCAGCTGTAGGCAGCCACCAGCTTGTCCATGTTGTCCACCCCTCCTTTTGTGGCATTGTAGTCCATGATTATCTCTGGTTTCTGATGCTCCAGGCCACAGATTCTTCCATCCCTGTGCAGTGTACTCATGAGTACCACATTCTTGGTTTTCTTTGGCACATAGGATACCAGGGACGTGTCAGCCGTGTAGACAAACTTGGACGAGTTGACAGGCCTGTTCTTTGTAGGCAGCAATTGAGGAGGGAGCTCAGACCGTTTTTTTCTCATCGTTCCTACCATGGTCAGCTTCCTCTTTAGAAGCTCCTGTCCCAGCTTGTACGATGTAAAAAAATTGTCACATGTGATATTATGTCCACTGAGTCCCTGAGCCATGTCCAGGACAACTCTCATCCCTTGATTTTTCTCAGGGCGTCCTCCATCAGCTTTACCAGTGTATACTTGTAAATTCCAAGCATAAGAGGAAGTCGCATCCCAGGCAGCCCAGATCGTTATACCATACTTGGCAGGTTTCGATGGTATGTACTGTGTGAAGGGGCAGCGGCCCCTAAATGGCATCAGCTGCTCATCAATGGTGACATTAGGCCCAGGGTTGTAAGACAGGGGGAGGCGTCGCACCCACTTGTCCCACACATATTTTTTCTCATAATATAATGCACGAGCGAATACTAACTTAACAACATTTTCAACTGGTTTAATATTGATACAGGTTTACAACTGTATCACTTACAGTAACTTAGTCACTGAAACACTAAATACATCTGCTCCCAGAAACATATACGTCTTTTGCGCATGCTCAGTCACGCTCAGCAGACAGCCAATCGTGTGCGGGCAACAGCACAGCCTCATTTACATCGAGTTGATATATATTCACCGTCCTGAGCTTTTGGAGATATCTTCCGACACCGAAGAATCCAACAGTCATGCCTGATCTCACCGTCAAAGCGCCCAAGAAGGGCTCCAAGAAAGCCGTCTCTAAGACCGTCAGCAAGACcggcaagaagaggagaaagtccAGGAAGGAGAGCTACGCCATCTACGTGTACAAGGTGATGAAGCAGGTCCACCCCGATACCGGCATCTCCTCCAAGGCCATGGGCATCATGAACTGCTTCGTGAGCGACATCTTTGAGCGCATCGCCGGTGAGGCCTCTCGTCTGGCTCACTACAACAAGcgctccaccatcacttccagGGAGATCCAGACCGCTGTCCGCCTGCTGCTGCCCGGCGAGCTGGCGAAGCACGCGGTGTCTGAGGGAACCAAGGCCGTGACCAAGTACACCAGCTCCAAGTAAACCTGCTGGAGACCAACACCacaacggctcttttaagagccacaCACTACTTCTAAAGACCAATTCCTGATGCTGGTGTAATGTTATGATTCACTTTAAGACTAAACACTACATTGTTCCCAAAttgagttttgctctctacctgtctctgagcagcttcacactgctagagcagcttctctctctctccttatccttctagaccagGGGTCGGCAACCTTTACCACTCAGAGCCATTTCGACCTGTTTCCCACAGTAAAGAAAACACTGGGAGCCACAAAAccctttaaaatgaaataacactGCATATAACGTATTTTTGCCATGTACAAACAAACTGTTGCATTTATGAAATCAATGAACAACTGCAGAGAAAACGAAATTACATTTCTGcatgcaacaaaacattttgagcTCCGAAAAAAGACATTGAAGGTTACTTTCAAGTAAAATATTCAATGTATATTTGATTCCTTCttgtatttatgaaaaaaaaacgctgAACTTAAATTATCCACCGTCAGCAAACCAAAAATGCCGTCCTCTCTGTGTGCCCGCATCCTTTTACTTGTGCGTGCAGTCAGCTGTCAACCTGAAAAATAAAAggcaattaaaatatttatcatACTTGGTTAATGTGATTTCTGCTCCTGAACCTCAGCGCACAGCGTCTGCACATCAGGGCTGTATGCcgtcaccttcatcttcacacAGGATCGTAAACTGTCATCTGTGAGGCGTGCGCGATGTTTGCTTTTAATAAAGTTCATGTTGGagaacacctgctcacatacataTGTGGATCCAAAGATCGACAGGACTCCAAGTGCATACTTGTTCATGTTCCACTTCTTGAAGTGATTTTTACTCAGATCAACCTTCCGCATCAGTTCCGAAacggctttttttctctcatctccatCCGGATATTTTTGAGCAAAGGCTGCGTGTTTATTCTGGAAATGTCTTGCGacatttgactttttgttgtttcctAGTTTCTCATTACATATTAAGCATACTGGTAAACCAGTCTCGTCAgcagtgaaagcaaatgaatCTGTCCACGTACCATTGAACGTTCTGTTTTCTTCAGACACTTTTCTCTTCTTAGAATTCTCCATAGTTGTCCTACCTGGGATTTGAAAAGTTCAAGAAATCGCGCGCTGGCGGGTGTCGCACATTGGCGGTTGTGACATAGTAACAGCGTAACAgcaacataacattttttaacacGTTTTATTTAGATGTTACAAGATCACCTTAATCTTCAAATttagaattacattttaaaaacgaacaaaataaaataaaatacattttaattaaatactcattaattattttcaaaagccACAGGGAGCCGCatcagagggatgaaagagccGCATGTGGCTCCGGAGCTGCGGGTTGCCGACCCCtgttctagacctttccgctgcctttgacacagtgaaccaccagatccttatttcctccctccaggacctgggtatctcaggcaccgcgctctcactcttctcatcctacctcaccgaccacacttaccgggtaacctggagaggatctgtgtctgagccttgtcctctcactaatggggtccctcagggctcagtccttggtcctcttctctctgtacaccaactctctcggctctgtcaattgctcgcatggcttcacctaccacagctatgctgacgacacccaattgatcctctcgtttccccaatctgaaacacaggtagcagcacgaatctctgactgacatctctcagtggatgtccgcacaccacctgaaaattaacctggacaagactgaacttctccttccaggaaaaggctctcccacccacgacctgacttaACGttaacaactcagtgttggctccgactgccaggaacctcggtgtgacactcgacagtcaactctccctgactgccaacattaccacaataacacactcctgtaggtacatgctgtacaacatcaggagaatacgacctcttctcactcagaaggcggcacaggtcctggtccaggctctggtcatctcacggctagactactgtaactccctcctggcagatCTAAATAAAggagacagcaaaagttgaattttcaggtttgcctagaaaaaacactttcaggatgattatctcttggaaaaACCAGAGATCAGTCTCTAAAGTAAAGCAGATCaaagttagaggttttagtacagataaattaggcgaaatgggcatttggatAAATACatcagtctttgttgattagaagaaaaattatttttttcaacaaaaaaagccaaagataaacaagctattcatgttgctgtgttctttggctcatatctcggtgcaGAAGTATTTTCtgaagatgtttagaatctgtgttaaatcctcttgcaccgagctacgggttgctagttccaaAAATGTGcagagtgggctgactcctgacaaaatgtttatattttcacAATTCAAGTTGATGTTGGAAATGGCTTAGTGATTATTGAAAACCAAGTTAGTGTTTAATTTGGTCTATTAAATCAAGGTAAGCAGTGTAACAATCTCTGAAAcagactatatacacacacacacacaatacagtaACTGACTACAATGAGGTGTTAATTCATTGTAGTTAatctcaccaaaaaaaacaatggaataATTACTTTGTTCATTTCCACCATATTCATCTTCtgaaacaggtaaacaggtaattTGAAATGTAATTGAAACATAAACATTCTCTTAATATAACAACGAAATGCCTTGTAAGCAATTACAAAAAGTTAAGAAAATTAGCTCTTTAAGTTGTAAGTGTGTGGCCCTTAAAAGGACCTTTGGTTGTTTGATGCTAGTCAGAGTTTAACCCCCGAATCCGTAGAGAGTGCGTCCCTGTCTCTTCAGAGCATACACCACATCCATGGCGGTCACCGTCTTCCTCTTGGCGTGCTCGGTGTAGGTGACGGCATCACGGATCACGTTCTCCAGGAAGACCTTCAGCACTCCGCGGGTCTCCTCGTAGATCAGACCGGAGATACGCTTCACTCCACCGCGGCGAGCCAGACGGCGGATAGCGGGCTTGGTGATTCCCTGGATGTTATCACGGAGGACTTTGCGGTGACGCTTAGCGCCTCCTTTACCGagtccttttcctcctttgcCTCTTCCGCTCATCTTCACTGGTCAAAGTGTTTCAACGAAGTGAAGAACAACGAGGAgttcacacatatttatatcctGACTGAGGACGTGATAGAAGACACGAGGCTGTTCTTCTTCGTGGGttactttggtagcacttaaatggctcttactgatggcactttgtactttattgaagaaattgtacttgcttgattattgttgttctgagtttggacttatggtttaatgcacttattgtaagtcactttggataaaagcgtcagctaaatgacatgtaatgtaatgtaataggcTTTCATGAAGGTTGATGATGAGACTCTTTGGTGCTTTAGCGCCACCTGCTGA
Above is a genomic segment from Cyclopterus lumpus isolate fCycLum1 chromosome 6, fCycLum1.pri, whole genome shotgun sequence containing:
- the LOC117731909 gene encoding piggyBac transposable element-derived protein 4-like, yielding MPFRGRCPFTQYIPSKPAKYGITIWAAWDATSSYAWNLQVYTGKADGGRPEKNQGMRVVLDMAQGLSGHNITCDNFFTSYKLGQELLKRKLTMVGTMRKKRSELPPQLLPTKNRPVNSSKFVYTADTSLVSYVPKKTKNVVLMSTLHRDGRICGLEHQKPEIIMDYNATKGGVDNMDKLVAAYSCKRRTLRWPLVIFFDILDISAYNAFVIWMALNPEWNGGKLQRRRLFLEELGKALVKPQILRRQHIPRTSASAATLRRIQEDNASAPSTQPTEPPSAEPEVAAGSNKKKRCEVCGPKTDRKTQYTCIKCKKYICNTHTVKLCHSCVE
- the LOC117731916 gene encoding histone H4; the protein is MSGRGKGGKGLGKGGAKRHRKVLRDNIQGITKPAIRRLARRGGVKRISGLIYEETRGVLKVFLENVIRDAVTYTEHAKRKTVTAMDVVYALKRQGRTLYGFGG
- the LOC117731915 gene encoding histone H2B-like; translated protein: MPDPPVKAPKKGSKKAVSKTVSKTGKKRRKSRKESYAIYVYKVMKQVHPDTGISSKAMGIMNCFVSDIFERIAGEASRLAHYNKRSTITSREIQTAVRLLLPGELAKHAVSEGTKAVTKYTSSK
- the LOC117731914 gene encoding histone H2B 1.2-like, with the translated sequence MPDLTVKAPKKGSKKAVSKTVSKTGKKRRKSRKESYAIYVYKVMKQVHPDTGISSKAMGIMNCFVSDIFERIAGEASRLAHYNKRSTITSREIQTAVRLLLPGELAKHAVSEGTKAVTKYTSSK